One genomic segment of Paenibacillus sp. FSL H8-0332 includes these proteins:
- a CDS encoding ABC-2 family transporter protein translates to MYKSSFEYSGAFFGGIVAQWFSYSISILMLFLMVWNFGSLAGWESTEIIFMYAVWLLTYALGASFTTHMCRSFPSMAINGQLDEAYTRPISPFLYVMATTYNAGFISHISLSLVVLVYSIVQLGISWTVLHWLWFVIAIISGAVINACMMLICDMPAIRTRSKSPTSMFYTEGRGFTQYPITIYPRAIVLVFTTILPFGFTSYYPIQVLLGKKDGIMPQITMWLSPIVAVLLVGITALCWQVLSSKYESAGT, encoded by the coding sequence GGGGGTATTGTTGCACAATGGTTTAGCTATAGTATTTCAATACTAATGTTGTTTTTAATGGTTTGGAATTTTGGTTCATTGGCTGGTTGGGAGTCAACGGAAATCATTTTTATGTATGCTGTATGGTTATTAACATATGCTTTGGGGGCATCTTTCACTACTCATATGTGCAGAAGTTTCCCTTCTATGGCTATAAATGGACAACTCGATGAGGCCTATACTCGCCCGATTTCACCATTTTTATATGTTATGGCTACCACGTATAATGCTGGATTTATTTCGCATATTTCATTATCATTAGTGGTTTTGGTGTATAGCATTGTGCAACTTGGTATCTCTTGGACTGTATTACATTGGTTATGGTTTGTAATAGCCATTATCAGTGGGGCGGTTATTAATGCTTGTATGATGCTTATATGCGACATGCCTGCGATCAGGACTCGTTCTAAATCACCTACGAGCATGTTTTATACGGAAGGGCGGGGGTTTACTCAGTATCCTATTACCATTTATCCCCGAGCTATTGTATTGGTATTTACAACAATACTGCCCTTCGGGTTTACAAGTTACTATCCCATTCAAGTTTTGCTTGGAAAAAAAGATGGTATAATGCCGCAAATAACTATGTGGCTGTCACCAATTGTTGCTGTTTTATTAGTCGGGATTACAGCTTTGTGTTGGCAGGTTTTAAGCAGCAAGTATGAAAGTGCAGGTACGTGA